Proteins encoded within one genomic window of Triticum aestivum cultivar Chinese Spring chromosome 2D, IWGSC CS RefSeq v2.1, whole genome shotgun sequence:
- the LOC123052073 gene encoding uncharacterized protein isoform X1 yields MSGREVREYTNLSDPKDRKYGKGKDKIDDEDVTFQRMVAKMQDVAGERGGYLHGRGALDSDDLLYLKEQMEAEEDAERLLRRTEKRAFAAFKQAAVLADSAPPIPAALRVEPRPKSDIRQRDLLKKIVEIKPKRAKVSSPRQTAEGDRPKQEQEDSVRKMSTPEGENERSQGAVSFVQPRSKPGDPAEAKSQNAAVSLLGLAYESSDEE; encoded by the exons ATGTCTGGACGTGAGGTTCGTGAGTACACTAACCTCAGCGACCCTAAAG ATAGAAAGTATGGGAAGGGGAAGGACAAGATCGACGATGAGGATGTCACCTTCCAGCGCATGGTAGCAAAG ATGCAGGATGTTGCTGGTGAGCGGGGAGGCTACCTTCATGGGCGAGGAG CATTGGACAGTGATGATTTGCTTTACCTTAAAGAGCAAATGGAGGCTGAGGAAGATGCAGAGCGTCTCCTCCGTCGTACAGAGAAGCGGGCATTTGCTGCCTTTAAG CAAGCAGCAGTTCTAGCTGATTCTGCACCTCCTATTCCCGCGGCTCTTCGCGTCGAGCCTAGACCCAAAAGTGATATAAG GCAACGTGATCTCTTGAAGAAGATTGTCGAGATCAAACCAAAGCGAGCAAAAGTCAGCAGCCCTCGACAAACAGCAGAGGGCGATAGACCTAAGCAGGAACAAGAAGATTCTGTGAGGAAAATGTCTACGCCTGAAGGTGAAAATGAACGGTCTCAAGGGGCAGTCAGCTTTGTGCAACCTCGGTCAAAACCAGGTGATCCAGCAGAGGCCAAGTCGCAGAATGCAGCTGTAAGCTTACTTGGTTTAGCGTATGAGAGTTCGGACGAGGAATAG
- the LOC123052073 gene encoding uncharacterized protein isoform X4, producing MQDVAGERGGYLHGRGALDSDDLLYLKEQMEAEEDAERLLRRTEKRAFAAFKAAVLADSAPPIPAALRVEPRPKSDIRQRDLLKKIVEIKPKRAKVSSPRQTAEGDRPKQEQEDSVRKMSTPEGENERSQGAVSFVQPRSKPGDPAEAKSQNAAVSLLGLAYESSDEE from the exons ATGCAGGATGTTGCTGGTGAGCGGGGAGGCTACCTTCATGGGCGAGGAG CATTGGACAGTGATGATTTGCTTTACCTTAAAGAGCAAATGGAGGCTGAGGAAGATGCAGAGCGTCTCCTCCGTCGTACAGAGAAGCGGGCATTTGCTGCCTTTAAG GCAGCAGTTCTAGCTGATTCTGCACCTCCTATTCCCGCGGCTCTTCGCGTCGAGCCTAGACCCAAAAGTGATATAAG GCAACGTGATCTCTTGAAGAAGATTGTCGAGATCAAACCAAAGCGAGCAAAAGTCAGCAGCCCTCGACAAACAGCAGAGGGCGATAGACCTAAGCAGGAACAAGAAGATTCTGTGAGGAAAATGTCTACGCCTGAAGGTGAAAATGAACGGTCTCAAGGGGCAGTCAGCTTTGTGCAACCTCGGTCAAAACCAGGTGATCCAGCAGAGGCCAAGTCGCAGAATGCAGCTGTAAGCTTACTTGGTTTAGCGTATGAGAGTTCGGACGAGGAATAG
- the LOC123052073 gene encoding uncharacterized protein isoform X3 has protein sequence MQDVAGERGGYLHGRGALDSDDLLYLKEQMEAEEDAERLLRRTEKRAFAAFKQAAVLADSAPPIPAALRVEPRPKSDIRQRDLLKKIVEIKPKRAKVSSPRQTAEGDRPKQEQEDSVRKMSTPEGENERSQGAVSFVQPRSKPGDPAEAKSQNAAVSLLGLAYESSDEE, from the exons ATGCAGGATGTTGCTGGTGAGCGGGGAGGCTACCTTCATGGGCGAGGAG CATTGGACAGTGATGATTTGCTTTACCTTAAAGAGCAAATGGAGGCTGAGGAAGATGCAGAGCGTCTCCTCCGTCGTACAGAGAAGCGGGCATTTGCTGCCTTTAAG CAAGCAGCAGTTCTAGCTGATTCTGCACCTCCTATTCCCGCGGCTCTTCGCGTCGAGCCTAGACCCAAAAGTGATATAAG GCAACGTGATCTCTTGAAGAAGATTGTCGAGATCAAACCAAAGCGAGCAAAAGTCAGCAGCCCTCGACAAACAGCAGAGGGCGATAGACCTAAGCAGGAACAAGAAGATTCTGTGAGGAAAATGTCTACGCCTGAAGGTGAAAATGAACGGTCTCAAGGGGCAGTCAGCTTTGTGCAACCTCGGTCAAAACCAGGTGATCCAGCAGAGGCCAAGTCGCAGAATGCAGCTGTAAGCTTACTTGGTTTAGCGTATGAGAGTTCGGACGAGGAATAG
- the LOC123052073 gene encoding uncharacterized protein isoform X2 → MSGREVREYTNLSDPKDRKYGKGKDKIDDEDVTFQRMVAKMQDVAGERGGYLHGRGALDSDDLLYLKEQMEAEEDAERLLRRTEKRAFAAFKAAVLADSAPPIPAALRVEPRPKSDIRQRDLLKKIVEIKPKRAKVSSPRQTAEGDRPKQEQEDSVRKMSTPEGENERSQGAVSFVQPRSKPGDPAEAKSQNAAVSLLGLAYESSDEE, encoded by the exons ATGTCTGGACGTGAGGTTCGTGAGTACACTAACCTCAGCGACCCTAAAG ATAGAAAGTATGGGAAGGGGAAGGACAAGATCGACGATGAGGATGTCACCTTCCAGCGCATGGTAGCAAAG ATGCAGGATGTTGCTGGTGAGCGGGGAGGCTACCTTCATGGGCGAGGAG CATTGGACAGTGATGATTTGCTTTACCTTAAAGAGCAAATGGAGGCTGAGGAAGATGCAGAGCGTCTCCTCCGTCGTACAGAGAAGCGGGCATTTGCTGCCTTTAAG GCAGCAGTTCTAGCTGATTCTGCACCTCCTATTCCCGCGGCTCTTCGCGTCGAGCCTAGACCCAAAAGTGATATAAG GCAACGTGATCTCTTGAAGAAGATTGTCGAGATCAAACCAAAGCGAGCAAAAGTCAGCAGCCCTCGACAAACAGCAGAGGGCGATAGACCTAAGCAGGAACAAGAAGATTCTGTGAGGAAAATGTCTACGCCTGAAGGTGAAAATGAACGGTCTCAAGGGGCAGTCAGCTTTGTGCAACCTCGGTCAAAACCAGGTGATCCAGCAGAGGCCAAGTCGCAGAATGCAGCTGTAAGCTTACTTGGTTTAGCGTATGAGAGTTCGGACGAGGAATAG